In one window of SAR116 cluster alpha proteobacterium HIMB100 DNA:
- a CDS encoding NAD-dependent formate dehydrogenase iron-sulfur protein (PFAM: 2Fe-2S iron-sulfur cluster binding domain; Molybdopterin oxidoreductase; Molydopterin dinucleotide binding domain; Molybdopterin oxidoreductase Fe4S4 domain~TIGRFAM: formate dehydrogenase, alpha subunit, archaeal-type; NAD-dependent formate dehydrogenase iron-sulfur protein;NAD-dependent formate dehydrogenase catalytic subunit), with translation MDDMTPKQQTVRFVLDGKEVTADAGQTIWQVARQTGTDIPHLCYKDDKGYRADGNCRACMVEIEGERVLAASCQRKIADGIVVSTASARAETARKMVMELLVADQPERDVAPSPSSQLWTYADSQQVTSSRFDKLDGPQSDSSHPAIAVNMDACIQCNLCVRACREVQVNDVIGLAGRGADAHIIFDFDDEMGASTCVGCGECVQACPTGALMPKTVLDETQKLAITPDSQIDSVCPYCGVGCQLTFHVKDEKIVSVSGRDGPANQSRLCVKGRYGFDYIHHQERLTVPMIRRADVPKSAGDTFDPAAPHTHFREATWEEALNVAAAGFATIKSEHGSAALAGFGSAKGTNEEAYLVQKFVRTCFQTNNVDHCTRLCHASSVAALLENIGSGAVTASFSQCQHSDAIIVIGANPTVNHPVAATFIKNAAQRGAELFVLDPRGQALDRHATASLRFTPGTDVALLNGMINTIITEELYDTAYVEAHTEGFASLAEQTAAMTPEAMAPVCGIEADVIRDVARRFARAKAGMIFWGMGVSQHTHGTDNARCLISLALICGHVGREGAGLHPLRGQNNVQGASDAGLIPMFYPDYKSVTDEDIRSKYESVWNVELDTARGLTVVEIADAAYERTIKGIYVMGENPIMSDPDQNHAKAAFARLEHLVVQDIFMTETAAYADVILPASAFPEKTGTVTNTDRRVQLGRIAVPMPGDARQDWWIITALARRMGQEWAYKHPRDIFAEMRLVMPSLTGITWDRLEAEDAVTYPCADEHSDGQDVIFSDSFPTVSGRGRLTPADVLPPDEVPDETYPLVMSTGRLLEHWHTGSMTRRASVLDALEPVAEVHVSPADLEALQISAGQQVQVETRRGQIQLAARVDPKLPKGMIFVPFCFTEAPANQLTNPALDPFGKIPELKFSAARLSAIS, from the coding sequence ATGGATGACATGACACCAAAGCAACAGACTGTCCGCTTCGTGCTGGATGGAAAAGAAGTGACTGCTGATGCCGGCCAGACCATCTGGCAGGTGGCCAGGCAGACCGGCACAGATATCCCGCATCTGTGTTACAAAGATGATAAGGGCTATCGCGCCGATGGGAACTGCCGGGCCTGTATGGTGGAAATTGAAGGCGAGCGTGTGCTGGCCGCCAGCTGTCAGCGCAAAATCGCAGATGGGATAGTGGTGAGCACAGCGTCAGCACGGGCTGAGACAGCCCGCAAGATGGTGATGGAGTTGCTGGTTGCTGACCAGCCTGAACGTGATGTTGCCCCCTCACCCTCGTCCCAGTTATGGACCTATGCCGACAGCCAGCAGGTGACCAGCAGCCGGTTTGACAAGCTGGACGGACCGCAGTCAGACAGCAGCCACCCGGCGATTGCAGTGAATATGGATGCCTGTATTCAGTGTAATTTATGTGTGCGGGCCTGCCGCGAAGTGCAGGTCAATGATGTGATCGGCCTGGCCGGACGCGGTGCAGATGCGCATATCATCTTTGATTTTGATGATGAGATGGGCGCGTCAACCTGTGTGGGCTGCGGGGAATGTGTCCAGGCCTGTCCAACCGGCGCGCTGATGCCGAAAACGGTTCTGGATGAGACCCAGAAGCTGGCCATCACCCCTGACAGTCAGATTGATTCTGTATGCCCCTATTGCGGGGTTGGCTGCCAGCTGACCTTTCATGTGAAAGATGAAAAAATCGTATCTGTGTCCGGGCGAGACGGCCCGGCCAACCAGAGCCGGTTATGTGTGAAAGGCCGTTATGGTTTTGATTATATTCATCACCAAGAACGGCTGACCGTCCCGATGATCCGAAGAGCAGATGTGCCTAAATCAGCCGGGGATACGTTTGATCCCGCCGCCCCCCACACCCATTTCCGTGAAGCCACATGGGAAGAAGCCCTGAATGTGGCCGCAGCCGGCTTCGCCACGATTAAGTCAGAACATGGTTCTGCAGCACTGGCAGGGTTCGGGTCTGCAAAAGGCACTAATGAAGAAGCATATCTGGTGCAGAAATTTGTCCGCACCTGTTTCCAGACCAATAATGTGGATCATTGCACAAGGCTGTGCCATGCCTCATCAGTGGCGGCCCTGCTGGAAAATATCGGGTCCGGGGCCGTGACAGCGTCCTTTTCGCAATGTCAGCATTCAGATGCCATTATCGTTATCGGGGCAAACCCAACGGTGAACCACCCGGTTGCGGCAACCTTTATTAAAAACGCCGCGCAGAGGGGGGCTGAGCTGTTTGTGCTTGATCCGCGCGGACAGGCTCTTGATCGTCATGCCACGGCCAGCCTGAGATTTACGCCAGGCACAGATGTGGCGCTGCTGAACGGGATGATCAACACCATCATCACAGAAGAGCTGTATGACACAGCCTATGTTGAGGCACATACAGAAGGTTTTGCCAGCCTGGCAGAACAGACGGCCGCTATGACACCAGAAGCAATGGCCCCGGTTTGCGGCATTGAGGCTGACGTCATCCGTGATGTGGCCAGACGGTTCGCGCGGGCAAAGGCAGGCATGATTTTCTGGGGCATGGGGGTATCGCAGCATACGCATGGAACAGATAATGCGCGGTGCCTGATTTCGCTGGCGCTGATTTGCGGGCATGTCGGACGTGAAGGTGCAGGACTGCATCCCTTACGCGGGCAGAATAATGTGCAAGGCGCGTCTGATGCCGGGCTGATTCCGATGTTCTATCCTGATTATAAATCAGTAACAGATGAGGATATCCGCTCAAAATATGAATCTGTATGGAATGTTGAGTTGGATACAGCCCGCGGCCTGACTGTTGTTGAAATTGCAGATGCCGCATATGAGCGCACCATCAAAGGTATTTATGTGATGGGCGAAAACCCGATTATGTCTGATCCTGATCAGAACCATGCCAAAGCCGCCTTTGCCCGGCTTGAGCATCTGGTGGTGCAGGATATTTTCATGACCGAAACCGCCGCCTATGCGGATGTGATTCTGCCGGCATCAGCCTTTCCGGAAAAAACCGGTACTGTGACCAATACAGACAGGCGGGTACAATTGGGCCGGATTGCGGTGCCTATGCCAGGAGACGCGCGTCAGGATTGGTGGATCATCACCGCACTGGCCCGCCGGATGGGCCAGGAGTGGGCCTATAAACACCCGCGTGATATATTTGCGGAAATGCGGCTGGTGATGCCGTCACTGACCGGGATCACCTGGGACAGGCTAGAGGCTGAAGATGCGGTCACCTATCCTTGCGCAGATGAGCATAGTGACGGGCAGGATGTGATTTTTTCTGACAGCTTTCCCACTGTTTCGGGCCGCGGCCGGCTGACCCCGGCTGACGTTTTGCCGCCAGATGAAGTGCCGGATGAGACCTATCCGTTAGTGATGTCAACCGGACGTTTGCTGGAACATTGGCATACCGGTTCGATGACCCGGCGGGCATCGGTTCTGGATGCGCTGGAGCCTGTGGCAGAAGTACATGTCAGCCCGGCTGATCTGGAGGCGTTGCAGATTTCAGCTGGCCAGCAGGTGCAGGTGGAAACACGGCGCGGCCAAATTCAGCTGGCTGCCCGGGTTGACCCGAAGCTGCCGAAAGGGATGATTTTTGTGCCGTTCTGTTTTACCGAAGCACCGGCCAACCAGCTGACCAATCCGGCCCTGGACCCGTTTGGCAAGATCCCAGAGCTGAAATTTTCAGCTGCCCGGCTGAGCGCTATCAGCTGA
- a CDS encoding response regulator with CheY-like receiver domain and winged-helix DNA-binding domain (PFAM: Response regulator receiver domain; Transcriptional regulatory protein, C terminal): MSCFAAELKRQQKRSKFVNILIVEDDSMIADAIGITLSQAGYHHVHAQTIEGALNELEHNPVNAVLLDINLPDGEGTRLTRLIRKSHMPVPMLVISGNSRVDNRITALGAGADGYLTKPFNRHELIATLEAIIRRSNGHSSAQIEAGNMMIDLSRNVNTIDGDFVALTQKEYQIVHLLCMRKGAVLSKESFIAHLYGGIDEPDSKIIDVFICKLRRKLESSGLKRASIDTVWGPGYVLRDDLAIAS; the protein is encoded by the coding sequence ATGTCTTGTTTCGCAGCAGAGCTGAAACGGCAGCAAAAAAGGAGCAAATTTGTAAATATTCTGATTGTTGAAGATGATTCCATGATAGCTGATGCGATAGGGATCACCCTGTCTCAGGCCGGTTATCACCATGTCCATGCCCAGACCATTGAAGGGGCCTTGAATGAGCTGGAGCATAACCCGGTTAATGCGGTGCTTCTGGACATTAATCTGCCTGATGGTGAAGGAACCCGCTTAACCCGTCTGATCCGGAAAAGCCATATGCCGGTCCCGATGTTGGTGATTTCCGGGAACAGCCGTGTGGATAACCGTATCACAGCCCTTGGCGCAGGTGCAGATGGCTATCTGACCAAACCATTTAACCGGCATGAGCTGATCGCCACATTAGAAGCCATTATCCGGCGGTCTAACGGGCATTCCTCTGCGCAGATTGAGGCCGGCAATATGATGATCGATTTATCCCGCAATGTGAACACCATTGATGGAGATTTTGTGGCGCTGACCCAAAAAGAATATCAGATCGTGCATTTGCTGTGTATGCGCAAGGGCGCCGTGCTGAGCAAGGAAAGCTTCATTGCACATCTGTATGGCGGCATTGATGAGCCTGATTCGAAAATTATTGATGTGTTCATCTGCAAGCTGCGCCGCAAGCTGGAATCATCTGGTCTAAAACGGGCCAGCATTGATACCGTCTGGGGTCCGGGCTATGTGTTGCGTGATGATCTGGCGATTGCCAGCTGA
- a CDS encoding alanyl-tRNA synthetase (PFAM: DHHA1 domain; Threonyl and Alanyl tRNA synthetase second additional domain; tRNA synthetases class II (A)~TIGRFAM: alanine--tRNA ligase), with protein sequence MTSVTDIRSSFLSFFAGRDHEIVASSPLVPQNDPTLMFANSGMVQFKNVFTGLERRPYSRATTSQKCVRAGGKHNDLENVGYTARHHTFFEMLGNFSFGDYFKEVAIEQAWSLVTGEFGLNKDKLLVTVYSEDEEAAALWRKIAGLSDDRIIRIATTDNFWSMGPTGPCGPCSEIFYDHGEHIPGGPPGSPDEDGDRFIEIWNLVFMQYEQTETERLNLPRPSIDTGMGLERIAAVLQGKHDNYDIDLMRALIEASADVSYTDPDGPQNTSHRVVADHLRSAGFLISDGVLPSNEGRGYVLRRIMRRAMRHLHQLGCAEPVMYRLVSSLVREMGGHYPELVRAEPLITETLRLEETRFKEALARGLKLLTTEVDGKASGGVLDGQTAFRLYDTYGFPLDLTEDFMRGYGWTVDSDGFDAAMQAQKQAARAAWAGSGETADAKIFLELADQHGPTEFLGYTRLSSEAVVTSLVQDGVTVPAAQAGDEIILMVNQTPFYGESGGQVGDTGTISWVEGSASVTATTKTAGLFLHQARIETGSLSPDQPVTLVVDGVRRDALKAHHSATHLLHEALRQVLGDHVAQKGSLVTDTRLRFDFSHPKAMTADELGSVEQIVNARIRMNSQVSTRIMTPDEAIAEGALALFGEKYGDEVRVVSMGGPADVAGRSAWSVELCGGTHVDQTGDIALLKIISESAVAGGVRRIEAVTHAAGLAFLDQRNAVVGALAEQLKTAPDQLATRVGQILEDRRRLEREVSELRQKLATGGGAAAAEQIGNLSYIAQLLPDTPAKDLKATADQLRQGASATVICLVATDEAKASCVVSVTDDLTATHNAVDLVRLASAALGGKGGGGRPDMAQAGGPDTAQAEAALAAVRTAIGG encoded by the coding sequence ATGACCTCTGTTACTGATATCCGTTCCAGCTTTTTGTCCTTTTTTGCCGGGCGTGACCATGAAATTGTCGCCTCCAGCCCTCTGGTTCCGCAAAATGACCCGACGCTGATGTTTGCCAATTCTGGCATGGTGCAGTTCAAAAATGTGTTTACCGGGCTTGAACGCCGGCCCTACAGCCGGGCCACAACCTCGCAAAAATGTGTGCGGGCTGGCGGCAAACATAATGATCTGGAAAATGTGGGTTACACCGCGCGGCATCACACGTTTTTTGAAATGCTGGGGAATTTCTCCTTTGGTGATTATTTCAAGGAAGTTGCGATTGAACAGGCCTGGTCTCTGGTCACAGGTGAATTTGGCCTCAATAAGGACAAGTTGCTGGTCACGGTTTATTCTGAGGATGAAGAAGCAGCTGCCTTATGGCGGAAAATTGCGGGCCTGTCTGATGACCGGATTATCCGCATCGCCACAACTGATAATTTCTGGTCAATGGGCCCGACCGGGCCCTGCGGACCATGCTCTGAAATTTTCTATGATCATGGCGAACATATTCCCGGTGGTCCGCCCGGTTCACCTGATGAAGATGGCGACAGGTTTATCGAAATTTGGAATTTGGTGTTCATGCAATATGAACAGACCGAAACTGAACGCCTGAATTTGCCGCGCCCGTCTATTGATACCGGCATGGGGCTTGAACGTATTGCTGCTGTTTTGCAGGGCAAACACGATAATTACGATATTGATCTGATGCGGGCGCTGATTGAGGCCTCTGCGGATGTCTCATACACTGATCCGGACGGGCCACAAAATACCTCTCATCGGGTGGTGGCGGATCATCTGCGTTCTGCAGGATTTTTGATTTCGGATGGGGTATTGCCCTCAAACGAAGGGCGGGGGTATGTGCTGCGGCGGATCATGCGTCGGGCCATGCGTCATCTGCATCAGCTGGGCTGTGCAGAACCGGTGATGTATCGCCTTGTCTCCTCACTGGTCCGGGAAATGGGTGGTCATTACCCTGAACTGGTGCGTGCAGAGCCCTTGATCACAGAAACCCTGCGACTGGAAGAAACCCGCTTTAAAGAAGCGCTGGCAAGGGGGCTGAAGCTGCTGACGACAGAAGTGGACGGCAAAGCATCAGGTGGCGTGCTGGATGGCCAGACAGCGTTCCGGCTTTATGATACGTATGGCTTCCCGCTTGATCTGACCGAAGATTTTATGCGTGGCTATGGCTGGACTGTTGATTCGGACGGGTTTGATGCGGCGATGCAGGCGCAAAAACAGGCGGCACGTGCGGCCTGGGCCGGCTCTGGAGAGACTGCAGATGCAAAAATCTTCTTAGAGCTTGCTGATCAGCATGGCCCGACTGAATTTCTGGGCTATACCCGCCTTTCATCAGAAGCTGTGGTGACCAGTCTTGTTCAGGATGGGGTGACGGTACCTGCTGCTCAGGCGGGTGATGAGATTATCCTCATGGTCAATCAGACCCCATTTTACGGAGAGTCAGGTGGCCAGGTTGGCGATACAGGCACCATCAGCTGGGTAGAGGGCAGTGCCAGCGTGACCGCCACCACCAAGACAGCGGGGCTGTTTTTACATCAGGCCCGGATTGAAACCGGCAGCCTCAGCCCGGACCAGCCCGTAACGCTTGTTGTTGACGGGGTGCGGCGGGACGCGTTGAAAGCCCATCACAGCGCTACCCATCTGTTGCATGAGGCCCTGCGTCAGGTATTAGGTGATCATGTGGCGCAGAAGGGCTCTCTTGTGACGGACACACGGTTGCGGTTTGATTTTTCGCATCCGAAGGCGATGACAGCTGACGAGCTTGGGTCTGTTGAACAGATTGTGAATGCCCGCATCCGCATGAACAGCCAGGTATCGACGCGCATTATGACTCCTGATGAGGCGATTGCAGAAGGTGCATTGGCCCTGTTTGGCGAAAAATATGGTGATGAGGTTCGGGTTGTGTCTATGGGGGGACCAGCTGATGTGGCGGGGCGCTCTGCCTGGTCAGTTGAATTATGTGGCGGTACCCATGTTGACCAGACAGGTGATATTGCCTTACTGAAAATTATTTCTGAATCAGCTGTAGCAGGCGGGGTCCGCCGGATAGAGGCAGTGACACATGCAGCAGGTCTGGCCTTTCTTGATCAGCGGAACGCGGTGGTGGGGGCGCTGGCTGAACAGCTGAAAACGGCGCCTGATCAGCTGGCGACCCGGGTCGGCCAGATTCTGGAGGACAGGCGGCGTCTGGAACGTGAGGTGAGCGAGCTGCGCCAGAAGCTGGCGACAGGCGGCGGTGCGGCAGCAGCTGAACAGATTGGTAACCTGTCTTATATCGCCCAGCTGTTGCCGGATACACCTGCAAAGGATTTGAAAGCAACTGCTGATCAGCTGCGCCAGGGCGCCAGCGCAACAGTGATTTGTCTGGTGGCCACTGACGAGGCGAAAGCGTCATGCGTGGTATCGGTGACTGATGATTTAACCGCAACGCATAATGCGGTTGACCTTGTGCGTCTGGCCTCTGCGGCTTTGGGGGGCAAGGGCGGCGGTGGCCGGCCGGATATGGCCCAGGCAGGTGGGCCAGACACAGCGCAGGCAGAAGCCGCGCTGGCAGCCGTCCGCACCGCTATTGGTGGCTGA
- a CDS encoding NADH:ubiquinone oxidoreductase, NADH-binding (51 kD) subunit (PFAM: NADH-ubiquinone oxidoreductase-F iron-sulfur binding region; Respiratory-chain NADH dehydrogenase 24 Kd subunit; Respiratory-chain NADH dehydrogenase 51 Kd subunit; SLBB domain), with product MPDTHISSDSLPQRKGRFKPKGRQVDPQRLAAVGASLAPYLAGQPPQRDKLIEYLHILQDEAGYLAAADLAALAVLMRLPMAEIWEVASFYDHFELVRDTDTPPPQRTIRVCTSLSCALAGAEDMLAQLQAEAGEDVRYVAAPCLGACDKAPAAADGHHLREYATKDSLQQLAEAGPARQPLSGYTGFDAYCQTGGYVLVKRLAAGTADKNELLEVLEASALRGLGGAGFPTGRKWRIVSCYDGPRYLAVNGDEGEPGTFKDRHYLSTDPHRMIEGVLIAAHIVGIEKAYIYMRDEYPEIIDMLKDELSRVRSAGLAGHVEIELRRGAGAYICGEESAMIESIEGKRGLPRHRPPYVAEAGIFGRPTLVNNVETLFWIRDILERGAAWYNEQGKAEHPGFRTYSVSGRVKRPGLVTAAAGSTAEELIAACGGMAEGHRFKAYLPGGASGGILPSDKADIPLDFGGALAEEGCFVGSHAVVVLSDKDNIWDAAQNLMRFFAHESCGQCTPCRSGTRKAAEMMASPAPDTELLAELAVVMTDASICGLGQAAPNPLVSAMRHFPQDIDQDSNAPEQAGE from the coding sequence ATGCCAGATACACATATCAGCTCAGACAGCCTGCCCCAACGTAAAGGCCGGTTCAAACCCAAAGGCCGCCAGGTTGACCCACAGCGACTCGCCGCCGTAGGAGCCAGTCTGGCCCCGTATCTGGCAGGTCAGCCCCCACAGCGGGACAAGCTGATTGAATATCTGCATATTCTGCAGGATGAGGCCGGCTATCTGGCCGCAGCTGACCTGGCGGCTCTGGCAGTATTGATGCGGCTGCCGATGGCCGAAATCTGGGAAGTGGCCAGTTTTTATGATCATTTTGAGCTGGTCCGCGACACAGATACACCGCCGCCACAGCGTACGATTCGGGTCTGTACTTCGCTGTCCTGTGCGCTGGCCGGTGCAGAGGATATGCTGGCACAGCTGCAGGCCGAAGCCGGAGAGGATGTGCGCTATGTTGCAGCCCCCTGCCTGGGCGCATGTGACAAGGCCCCGGCAGCAGCAGATGGGCATCATTTACGTGAATATGCAACAAAAGACAGCCTGCAACAGCTGGCAGAGGCTGGCCCGGCACGCCAGCCGCTGAGCGGCTATACAGGGTTTGATGCCTATTGCCAGACAGGCGGATATGTGCTGGTCAAACGCCTTGCTGCAGGGACTGCCGACAAAAATGAGCTGCTGGAGGTGCTGGAAGCCTCTGCCCTGCGAGGGCTGGGCGGAGCCGGATTTCCCACCGGCCGGAAATGGCGGATTGTGTCCTGCTATGACGGGCCGCGCTATCTGGCTGTGAATGGGGATGAAGGAGAACCCGGGACATTCAAAGACAGGCATTATCTGTCGACTGACCCACACCGGATGATCGAAGGCGTACTGATCGCCGCCCATATTGTGGGCATTGAAAAAGCCTATATTTATATGCGGGATGAATATCCTGAGATTATTGACATGCTGAAAGACGAGCTGAGCAGAGTCCGTTCAGCCGGGCTGGCCGGACATGTTGAGATAGAGCTGCGGCGCGGGGCTGGCGCTTATATCTGCGGCGAAGAATCAGCCATGATCGAAAGTATCGAAGGCAAGCGCGGATTGCCGCGTCACCGCCCCCCTTATGTTGCAGAGGCCGGTATTTTCGGTCGTCCGACATTGGTCAATAATGTGGAAACCCTGTTCTGGATACGCGATATTCTGGAGCGTGGGGCGGCATGGTATAATGAACAGGGCAAAGCCGAACATCCGGGCTTCCGGACCTATTCTGTGTCTGGCCGGGTCAAGCGCCCCGGCCTGGTAACCGCAGCAGCAGGAAGCACAGCAGAAGAGCTGATTGCCGCCTGTGGCGGAATGGCCGAAGGGCACAGGTTTAAAGCCTATCTGCCCGGGGGGGCGTCAGGCGGGATTTTACCTTCAGATAAAGCAGATATCCCGCTCGATTTTGGCGGGGCATTGGCCGAGGAAGGCTGTTTTGTGGGGTCCCATGCGGTGGTTGTGCTGTCAGACAAGGATAATATCTGGGACGCCGCGCAGAATTTAATGCGGTTTTTCGCCCATGAAAGCTGCGGACAATGCACCCCTTGTCGTTCCGGCACACGCAAAGCAGCAGAAATGATGGCCAGCCCTGCCCCGGATACAGAACTGTTAGCCGAGCTGGCTGTGGTGATGACAGATGCCAGCATCTGTGGTCTAGGTCAGGCCGCACCGAATCCGCTGGTCAGTGCAATGAGGCATTTTCCGCAAGATATCGACCAGGACAGCAACGCACCCGAACAGGCAGGTGAATAA
- a CDS encoding hypothetical protein (PFAM: Protein of unknown function (DUF3553)) has protein sequence MIFDFEVGDFVRHPARPDWGDGQVQSIIGQVVTVSFEEAGKQVIHAEHIALELVAEKTEQARNR, from the coding sequence ATGATTTTCGATTTTGAAGTTGGTGACTTTGTCCGCCATCCCGCCCGTCCTGACTGGGGAGACGGTCAGGTTCAGTCCATCATTGGTCAGGTGGTGACCGTCAGTTTTGAAGAGGCCGGAAAGCAAGTCATCCATGCAGAGCATATCGCGCTGGAGCTTGTCGCAGAGAAGACAGAACAGGCCAGAAATCGATAA
- a CDS encoding RNA polymerase-binding protein DksA (PFAM: Prokaryotic dksA/traR C4-type zinc finger~TIGRFAM: RNA polymerase-binding protein DksA), translating into MGTPTSSASVDTPITVLPEGYKPSANEEFMNDRQREYFRQKLLAWRAELLDEANQTIANLSTESLHKPDQMDRAQIESAAALDLRTRDRERKLLQKIESALRRIEDGTFGYCAETDEPISLARLEARPIASMSLAAQEQHERMERVHRDD; encoded by the coding sequence ATGGGCACACCAACCTCATCTGCGTCTGTTGATACACCGATTACGGTTTTGCCTGAAGGGTACAAGCCCTCTGCCAATGAAGAGTTCATGAATGACCGCCAGCGTGAATATTTCCGCCAGAAGCTTCTGGCCTGGCGGGCTGAGCTGCTGGATGAAGCCAACCAGACGATCGCAAATTTATCTACCGAAAGCCTGCATAAACCTGATCAGATGGATCGGGCGCAGATTGAAAGCGCGGCTGCTCTTGACCTGCGAACCCGTGACCGCGAGCGTAAATTGCTGCAGAAAATCGAATCAGCCCTGCGCCGGATCGAAGATGGCACCTTCGGCTATTGTGCCGAAACTGACGAGCCGATCAGCCTTGCCCGTCTCGAAGCCCGCCCGATTGCCTCTATGTCTCTTGCTGCCCAGGAACAGCATGAACGCATGGAACGTGTGCATCGCGACGATTAA
- a CDS encoding Biogenesis of lysosome-related organelles complex-1 subunit 2 (PFAM: Biogenesis of lysosome-related organelles complex-1 subunit 2), with the protein MLGIDINILFSALFTLLGMAGSIGVVLFIGGRWIARIEEKQRSMDRRFDDVDRRFNDVNQRFDDVNLRMTEGFAAVHQRIDSLETRIARLEERVSHLEEKVSHLDVRMAEIPEVTIDRLMKLFQLREAVIATTTEASKNAG; encoded by the coding sequence ATGCTTGGCATCGATATCAATATTTTATTTTCCGCGCTGTTCACCCTGTTGGGGATGGCCGGCAGTATTGGTGTTGTGCTGTTTATTGGCGGGCGGTGGATCGCGCGTATTGAGGAGAAGCAGCGTTCGATGGACCGCCGGTTTGATGACGTGGACCGCCGGTTCAATGATGTGAACCAGCGGTTTGATGATGTAAACCTGCGGATGACTGAAGGGTTCGCCGCGGTTCATCAACGCATAGACAGCCTTGAGACCCGAATCGCCAGGCTGGAAGAACGGGTTAGCCATCTGGAGGAAAAGGTCAGCCATCTGGATGTCAGAATGGCAGAGATACCGGAAGTGACCATTGACCGGCTGATGAAGCTGTTTCAATTAAGAGAAGCGGTTATTGCCACCACCACAGAAGCCAGCAAAAATGCAGGATGA
- a CDS encoding protein RecA (PFAM: recA bacterial DNA recombination protein~TIGRFAM: protein RecA), which produces MGAELVELKMNETDKSKALEAAIGQIEKAFGKGSVMKLGQRDSVVDIQAVSTGSLGLDIALGIGGFPKGRIIEIYGPESSGKTTLALHAVAEAQAAGGNCAFVDAEHALDPTYARKLGVNLDDLLISQPDAGEQALEIADTLVRSGAIDVLVIDSVAALVPRAELEGEMGDTHVGLHARLMSQALRKLTSSIARSNCLVIFINQIRLKIGVMFGNPETTTGGNALKFYASVRLDIRRIGAIKDKDDVVGNQTRVKIVKNKVAAPFRTVEFDIMYGEGISKTGELLDLGVAAGLVEKSGAWFSYGTQRIGQGRENAKNFMRENPDISNELETAIRANAGLVQEQMMDASIANDEEAES; this is translated from the coding sequence ATGGGTGCTGAACTTGTGGAATTGAAGATGAACGAAACAGATAAGTCCAAGGCGCTTGAAGCGGCGATTGGCCAGATTGAAAAAGCTTTTGGTAAAGGTTCGGTAATGAAACTGGGCCAAAGAGACAGTGTTGTGGATATTCAGGCAGTCTCTACCGGGTCCCTGGGGTTGGATATCGCGCTGGGGATTGGCGGCTTTCCAAAAGGCCGCATCATCGAAATTTATGGTCCCGAATCATCTGGTAAGACCACTCTGGCCTTGCATGCTGTTGCCGAAGCACAGGCAGCAGGCGGAAATTGTGCTTTTGTTGATGCTGAACATGCACTTGACCCGACCTATGCCCGCAAGCTGGGTGTGAATCTGGATGATCTGCTGATCTCTCAGCCTGACGCAGGCGAACAGGCTCTGGAAATTGCCGATACGCTGGTGCGCTCTGGTGCGATTGATGTGTTGGTGATCGATTCGGTCGCTGCGCTGGTGCCGCGGGCTGAACTCGAGGGCGAGATGGGCGATACCCATGTTGGTCTGCATGCCCGTCTGATGAGTCAGGCGCTGCGTAAGCTGACTTCGTCAATCGCGCGGTCAAACTGTCTGGTGATTTTCATCAATCAAATCCGGCTGAAAATCGGCGTGATGTTCGGCAATCCGGAAACCACCACAGGCGGCAATGCGCTGAAATTCTATGCCTCTGTCCGTCTGGATATCCGCCGGATTGGTGCAATTAAGGATAAAGATGATGTGGTGGGGAACCAGACCAGGGTGAAAATTGTCAAAAACAAGGTGGCGGCGCCGTTCCGTACAGTTGAATTTGACATCATGTATGGCGAGGGGATCTCCAAAACAGGAGAACTGCTTGACCTTGGCGTGGCTGCCGGGCTGGTGGAAAAATCCGGTGCCTGGTTCTCTTATGGCACACAACGGATTGGCCAGGGGCGGGAAAATGCCAAGAATTTCATGCGGGAAAATCCGGATATCTCGAACGAGCTGGAAACGGCCATCCGGGCAAATGCTGGCCTGGTACAAGAACAGATGATGGATGCGTCAATCGCTAATGATGAGGAAGCTGAGTCTTAA